The following are from one region of the Oryzias melastigma strain HK-1 linkage group LG22, ASM292280v2, whole genome shotgun sequence genome:
- the vcpkmt gene encoding protein-lysine methyltransferase METTL21D, which translates to MASYMDDGDYFVRELEKNDGCTLKLKQCYVGDVGCVVWDAAIVLAKYLETKQFYDPPSGVDVWSGSRVVELGAGTGVVGLMAATLGAQVTVTDLEDLQNLLQVNIKDNQALVNCGSITAKVLKWGDDVSEFLPPPHYVLMADCIYYEQSIAPLVESLKLLSGPETCIICCYEKRTEGVNPEVERKFFELLQQNFTCEKIPSDKQDPEFSSPDIHILHIRKKV; encoded by the exons ATGGCGTCGTACATGGACGATGGGGATTATTTTGTGAGAGAACTAGAGAAAAATGACGGCTGCACTCTAAAGTTGAAACAGTGTTACGTCGGGGATGTCGGTTGTGTAGTTTGGGACGCAGCAATTGTTCTAGCGAAATATTTAGAGACCAAACAGTTTTACGACCCGCCGTCAGGAGTGGACGTGTGGTCTGGCAGCCGTGTAGTCGAGCTGGGAGCTGGCACAGGAGTTGTTGGTCTGATGGCAGCGACACTCGG AGCACAAGTTACTGTCACAGATTTGGAAGATCTTCAAAATCTTCTGCAAGTGAATATTAAAGACAACCAGGCCCTCGTTAACTGTGGATCTATAACTGCCAAGGTACTAAAATG GGGAGATGATGTGTCCGAGTTCCTGCCTCCCCCTCATTATGTCCTCATGGCAGATTGCATCTATTATGAGCAG TCAATTGCTCCACTGGTTGAGAGCCTGAAACTGCTTTCAGGACCAGAGACCTGCATTATTTGCTGCTACGAGAAACGCACTGAAGGTGTCAATCCAGAAGTAGAAAGGAAATTTTTTGAG TTGCTGCAACAAAATTTTACCTGTGAGAAGATCCCCTCTGACAAACAAGATCCAGAGTTTAGTAGTCCAGACATTCACATTTTGCATATCCGTAAAAAAGTTTAA
- the arf6b gene encoding ADP-ribosylation factor 6b: MGKMLSKIFGNKEMRILMLGLDAAGKTTILYKLKLGQSVTTIPTVGFNVETVTYKNVKFNVWDVGGQDKIRPLWRHYYTGTQGLIFVVDCADRDRIDEARQELHRIINDREMRDAIILIFANKQDLPDAMKPHEIQEKLGLTRIRDRNWYVQPSCATTGDGLYEGLTWLTSNYKS, from the coding sequence ATGGGGAAAATGCTCTCTAAAATTTTTGGCAACAAGGAGATGAGAATATTGATGCTCGGACTTGATGCTGCTGGAAAGACAACAATCCTATACAAGTTAAAACTTGGACAGTCCGTGACCACAATCCCAACAGTAGGCTTCAACGTGGAAACGGTCACCTACAAAAACGTCAAGTTCAACGTGTGGGACGTCGGAGGCCAGGATAAGATCCGACCTCTATGGCGACACTACTACACGGGCACCCAGGGCTTGATATTCGTGGTGGATTGTGCGGACAGGGATCGGATCGATGAGGCGAGGCAGGAACTTCACCGCATCATCAACGACCGGGAGATGAGGGATGCCATCATCCTGATATTCGCCAACAAGCAAGACCTCCCGGACGCCATGAAGCCACACGAAATCCAGGAGAAGCTGGGCTTGACCCGCATCAGAGATAGGAATTGGTATGTTCAGCCCTCTTGTGCAACCACAGGTGACGGACTTTACGAAGGCCTGACATGGCTAACTTCAAATTACAAATCTTAA